A segment of the Sulfoacidibacillus ferrooxidans genome:
TTGTATTACTTCTAATTGCACTGATTCTATCATATCTACAGGTGATCCATGCCTATCCAAATGGTGGTGGCGCATATGCTGTCGCGTCAGATCAATTTGGTCCAGTTGCAGGCCTTGTAGCAGGTGCTGCTCTCTTAATTGATTATACCTTAACCGTAGCTGTTTCGGTATCGTCAGGTATTGCTGCCATTACCACAGCATATCCAAGTCTGCTACCTTGGACAGTTCCACTATGCCTTCTTGGTATTCTTGGCATCATGGTCATGAACTTGCGAGGCATGAATGAATCCGCAAGTATTCTCATGTGGCCTACATATCTCTTTATCATATCCATTGTCGCAATGGAAGTCGTTGGATTCATTCACCTAAGCCATGCTGGTTGGCATTATAAGCAAACCCCACAGTTTGGTGTTTTACCAAAAGAAATCACTGTGCTTTTGATCTTGCGCGCTTTTGCTTCTGGGTGTTCCGCATTGACTGGCATCGAAGCGATTTCAAATGCCACACCTCAGTTTCGCGAGCCAACGATCAGAAATGCTCAAAAAACTCTTCTTTGGCTTGGCTTACTTCTTGCTATCATGTTTGCAGGAACGAGTTACCTGACATTCATGAAAGGGTTGCAAGTGAATTCAAATTTCACGTTACTTGGCATGCTTGCGCAATCCTATTTTCACACAGGATTCTTCTTTTATTTCATTCAGTTTACTACGTTTGCTGTACTGATCTTAGCTGCCAATACATCGTATAGCGGTTTTCCTCTACTTGCGGCGCTTATGGCCCGAGATCGATTTATGCCACGCATGTTTGAATTGCGCGGCGATAGACTGGGATATTCTAATGGCATTATCGTCCTTAGCGTTCTGGCCAGTATACTAATCATCGCCTTTAACGGACAGACGGATGAGCTTATCCCTTTATATGCCATAGGCGTTTTCTTATCATTTACACTTGCTCAAACTGGACTCGTAAAACGCTGGTTTAAGACAAAGACTTCTGGATGGATCTGGCGAACGGCAATCAATAGTTTTGGTGGTTTACTTTCGGCGATTGTCACTGTCGTCTTTGCCGTAGCAAAGTTTACGCAAGGTGCATGGATTGTTCTTGTCGTTCTTCCGTTAATTATCTACTTTGGCATTCAAGTACACCGTCACTATGACAGAATCGCTGATCATTTACGGATCAATATGGCCCAACTGAAACCCTTAGCACATAAAACCATTGTGATCGTCCCCATAGGCGGCGTCAACCGCGTAGTCGCAGGGACATTATCATACGCATTATCTGTATCTGATCAAGTCATTGCCTTTTACGTGGGCTTCGATGATGAATCAATTGAAAAAATGGAACAAAAGTGGAAGCAATGGGATACGGGTATACGCTTAGTCACTGCACGAAGTCAGTATCGATCTGTAGTTCGTCCACTCATGCGTTTTTTAACGACTGTAGAAAATTATGAAGGTGCACCTGATCACATTATTGTAGCCATCCCCCAATTTGTCACGCGCAGGTGGTGGCACAATATCCTTCACAATCAAACAAGTATTATGTTGCGTACGATTTTATTGTATAGAAAAGATATTGTAGTCACGACTGTGCCTTATCATTTAGGAGATTAAGCCCATGCCCATGACGATTTGGGTAGATGCAGATGCATGTCCGAGAAATGTATTAACCTTGACAAAGGAACGAGCAGCACAACATCATTTGCTCGTGATCACTGTGAGCAACTACAATCACGAGCATCAAGGGGCCAACCACCTGACAGTCGACGCCGGTTCACAAGCGGCAGATATGGCGATTGTCATGCGCATGCAAAAAGGAGATCTTGTGATCACTCAAGACTACGGCTTAGCCGCGCTTGTTTTGGCACGGAAAGGATACGCTTTATCTCCACACGGCAAAGAGTATACCGATGATAACATCGATCAACTATTAGCGATGAGAGCTGTACATGCAAAAGCGCGGAGATCTGGGAAACGAGCAAAAATTCGTGGCCCTGCGGCGCGAACACAGGATGATGATCTACATTTTGATCGGTCACTACAGGTGATACTTGCACGGATGAACAACGCCGATATGGGCAATGTATAGAGGAAGCAATCGAATTGGCATGCAAAAGATCGCATTGCCAATCTTGCTTCCTCTTGTTTTTTGTCATCCAAGGAGGCAATTGACACATGCGTTATTCTCGTATTTCACTTCATATATCATGGCTACTATGCACCATTTTTTTTGCTTTATGGTCACCCGCTGCCGATCATCATGCGGCAGCCAAGTATCACTATACAGACTATGTCCAACTGTATCCGCACGTGTTTTCCTATCAAGGGCCACCGAATAAACGCATCGCGTTAACCTTTGACGATGGACCTGATCAACGTTATACCCCACAAATTTTATCGATTCTCCGCAAAAAAGGAGTTCACGCTACTTTTTTTGTGCTCGGTAAAAATGTGAAAAGATATCCGAATATCACACGGCAAATAACTAAAGAAGGTCATATTTTAGGCAATCATAGTTACAATCATCCGAGTTTAACGCGTGTGAATCACGATCAATTATTGTGGGAGGTAAAAGCAACAGAAAGAGAAATCACACAGCTTACTGGGAAGAGAACTCGATTTGTACGTCCACCATACGGAAATCTTGATCCCACCGTTCTCATGAGCTTAGGAAAAATGGGATATCATGTGGTCAACTGGTCTGTAGATTCCAATGATTGGCGCAGTCTCACCAAGGCACAAGTACTAGCTAACATCATTCCACATGTACGCCCTGGTTCTATCATATTGCAACACTGTGCATCAGGGGGCCCACAGGAAAACTTAAGTGGCACGGTTGCAGCTCTCCCTTCCATCATCGACACCTTGCGACAAAAGGGATATCAGTTTGTCACTATTCAAGAGTTATTTGCAACAGATATCAAGACCGTTCATGCTCCTACACGTATGCAGTTATCCTTACATCACTAAACAACAAACATCGCCTCTATCCCGAAAAGAGGCGATGTACAGTGACAAAGCTACCTATTCAATGGAAACAGTCAATAAACCCTCTTTCACATCAATTGCAATTGTCCCACGCGCTGTCGATTCAGCAAGTAACAGGCGACTTAGTGGCGTTTCAATCTCCTGCCCGATCAACCGCTTTAAGGGTCTAGCACCGAATACAGGGTCATACCCCTTCTCCCCTAAATAAGCGAGGGCGGCATCTGACCATCTTAGCTTTAAGCCTACGTTTTTACGCAATCGCACTGCTAGACGATCTAACATTTGTTTTGCAATGGCACTCATATTGGCTAGGTTTAATGCATGAAAAACAACAATTTCATCGACGCGGTTCAGGAATTCTGGTCGAAAGTGTCGTTGCAAGATGGAGCGCACTTGTGTCTCTATGGCACTAAATTCCTCATGCTGCTCTGTTCTCCGCAAAATCTCATCACTGCCAAGATTCGATGTCATGATGATCACTGTATTTTGAAAGTTAACCGTCCGACCTTGACCATCTGTCAGTCTTCCATCATCTAACACTTGTAATAACAAGTTAAACACATCAGGATGAGCTTTTTCTATTTCGTCTAACAGGACGACTGCATAAGGCTTACGCCGAATCGCTTCTGTCAGTTGTCCGCCTTCTTCATATCCCACATATCCTGGTGGTGCTCCTATTAAGCGAGCAATTGCATGTTTTTCCATGAATTCAGACATATCGATGCGCACCATCATCCGCTCATCGTCAAATAAAAGTTCAGATAATGCACGCGATAACTCTGTTTTACCTACCCCCGTAGGTCCCAGAAAAATAAAACTACCTATCGGGCGATTAGGGTCTTTCACGCCTGCCCGTGCACGTAACACAGCATCAGCAACCGCTTGTACCGCTTCATCTTGACCGATCACCCGGTGATGTAACTCTTCATCTAGATGCAGTAATTTGTCTCGTTCCCCTTGCATAAGGCGCTTTAGTGGAATGCCAGTCCAACGGCTGATCACCTCTGCAATATCTTCTTGATCCACTTCTTCTTTTAATAGCATGCCACGACTTTGTTTTGACGCTAGTTCTTCTTCTTCAAGATGAAGTTTGCGTTCTAATTCACCTAAACGACCGTAGCGCAACTCTGCTAATTTATTTAAATCGTACTCTCGTTCTGCTCGCTCCATATCATTGCGTGTCTGTTCAATCTCTTTTTTGAGATCGCGAACGCGCGCAATATATTGTTTTTCAATCTCCCACTGCACCTTTAATGTATCCGCATCCTGCCGTACATCAGCAAGTTCTGTGCGAATCTTAAGCAACCGTTCGCTGACTGCCTCATCTTGCTCTTTACTAAGCGCGGCTTCTTCGATCTCTAGCTGCATGATCCGTCGAGTCATCTCATCTAACTCCGTTGGCATACTATCGATTTCTGTACGTAGACGCGCTGCCGCTTCATCCATCAGATCAATGGCTTTGTCAGGTAAAAACCGGTCACTAATATACCGATCAGAAAGTGTTGCTGCTGCAATGATGGCACTATCCTTAATGCGCACGCCATGAAAGACCTCATATCGTTCTTTCAAACCGCGCAAAATAGAAATCGTGTCTTCGACTGAGGGTTGGTTGACAATCACTGGCTGAAAACGCCGCTCTAATGCCGCATCCTTTTCGACATGTTGACGATATTCATCCAGTGTGGTCGCACCAATTGTGCGCAGTTCACCGCGCGCGAGCATAGGTTTCAACAGATTGCCTGCATCCATTGCACCTTCTGCGGCTCCCGCTCCCACCACCGTATGTAACTCATCAATAAATAAAATAATCTCACCTGCAGAATCTTTCACTTCTTTTAACACAGCTTTTAAACGCTCTTCAAATTCTCCTCGATACTTTGCACCAGCTACCAATGAACCCATATCAAGACTAATTAACCGTTTGTGCTTTAAGCCTTCCGGCACATCACCTGCAACGATTCGCCGAGCTAGTCCCTCAACAATCGCGGTTTTTCCAACACCTGGTTCACCAATCAAGACAGGATTATTTTTCGTTCGGCGCGATAAAATTTCAATAGTGCGACGAATCTCATCATCGCGACCAATCACAGGATCGAGTTTCCCATCACTGGCTTCTTGCGTAAGATCTCTACCATAGCGCAATAAGGCCTCATATGTCCCCTCCGGATTATCTCCTGTCACCTTTTGATTCCCCCGAATCGCACGTAAAGATTGTAAAACTGCATCTCGAGTCAATCCAATCTGTGCACATGCAGTCACCGTATCCCGTTCACTCTGCCCAATCAGTGCCAATAAGAGATGTTCCACACTTACAAATTCATCTTTCATCTCTTTTGCTTCTTGTGCAGCCGTTGCAAGCGTTCGAGCAAGACCAGTACCCATGTGCAAAGTACTATCATATCCAGTGACAACAGGAATCTGGCGCAGTAATTGTTCAACCTTCGTTTTCGCAACCTCGTAGATTCCCATGTGCTCTAGAAGCCGCGGAATCAATCCACCCTCTTGATCAATCAAAGAAGAAAGCAAATGTTTTCCTGTCACTTCTTGATGATGGCTCATGGCAGCCAATTGCTCAGCTGCCACAAGTGCTTCTCGCGATTTTTGTGTATATTGATTAGCATCCATAATGTCTGATGATCACGTCCTCTCACGCTCTCATTATGACACAACCCAGCATGGAATTTATACCCAAAAATGCATTCCGTTTGCAAAATTCATGGTAACTCCAACCGTCAGATAAAATAACCAAATTCCTGTGAGAAGTTGAAAAAATCCTGTCGCTTTTTCAAAGAACTTACTATTTCCCAACCGCCAAAATATTTCACTAACATAAATGAGACTCAGTCCAATAAATAAGATCATTGCAGGAATGTCACCATTACCACCAAAAGAAAACGCGCCCAGAATACCTAATCCAAGTACAGGAATGGCCATCCAACCCTCTGGACCATACTCTGCACCTATATAGCGCCTGTATCCTAGCACAATCCAGTGAAGTCCATAGACACTAAAGGCGAGTGCTGCCATATATAAGGGTGCGGCATTGCGATAGACAGGGAACCACGATAAGCCTACCATAAGATATGTACCAGTGATTAACTGGCCAAATCCACCCATGAATATACCCCATAGACCGATCGTTCGATCAAAACTGGCTTTGTCTTTTGACCAGTTAGGATACTTCGTTAACGTTGTACCTCCCTGCACAAAATAATTAATGGATAGCGACAAAAAACCTATCGCTAAAGGCCAAAATTGCGAAATAGGAAAACTGCTCACTGTCGGCTTCCTCCTTATGATTTTCGTTCTTGATTGCCATTCTGTTACCTACTACGTTCCATACTTAAGAGGCAGGCGCAAGGCTTGTCCCTATCACCCCCATCACTACTTTTCCTGCTTAGTTATTACAAGGTTGCCTCAAACGAAACATCCTCATGCGAACTTGATGAGAAAGACGTAGGTAGCATCGAAGAGATGCATGATGTGGTAGCATAGAAGTGTAGAGTGCATCGTACCACATTTACTTGCATTAACTCAATTACTTTGTATTTAATAGTAAAGAAACAATGCTAAGGAGTGAACACTTTTGGAAAAAATCTTGTCAGATCATCGAAATGTTGGATTTATTGGTCTTGGAACCATGGGGTTACCTATGGCAACACACCTTTTGCAAGCGGGATATACTCTCCATATTTACAACCGAACACCTGAAAAAACAGCTGCATTAGTGAAACTCGGTGCCATCGCCCATTCTTCGCCAAAAGAAGTGGCACAACATGGCAAGATCATCTTTACCATGGTTGCACATGACAATGCACTACTAGACGTCGCATTAGGTCAAGATGGCATCATTCATGGCATGAGTGCTCATGCTACGCTGATTGACTGTAGCACCGTATCCCAAGCTGCCAGTCAAAAAGTCGCTGCACACATACAATCACTCGGTGCAACTATGCTAGATGCACCTGTTAGTGGCAGTGAACCACATGCACACGAGGGCAGTCTTGTATTCATGGTTGGCGGACCAAAACAGGTCTATGATAACTGCCAGGATCTTTTACTCACCATGGGTAAACAAGCTGTTTACATGGGCGAAAACGGACATGGCGTCGCAGCAAAGTTAGCTGTAAACACGATTCTCGCGCAAAACTTAGTGGCGCTTTCTGAAGGGCTCATACTTGCCATGAAATCAGGAATCGATCCTCAACCATTTATGGAAGTCGTACGCGGCGGTGGAGCTCGTAGTGGGATGGCAGAATACAAAGCGCCAAAGATGATAGCACATGATTTTAGTGCTCAATTTACGACGGCACTCTTATCGAAAGATCTTCAACTAGCTAGCTTACAAGCTGCAGCCCTTGCCATTCCATTGCCTGGTTTAAGTCTATCCAAAGATCTATTTCAGATGGCTGTAGCTAAAGGGTATGCACATGAAGACATGAGCGCACTCATCAAATGCTATGAAGAGTGGTCCCATCTTTCTCAAAGTCAGGAGTGATTAGCCATGGAGATTTCTCCACGCGTACATCTTTTAGAAGAAACCAAAGGTAGTTACGCCTATGTGATAGTAGGTGAAGAACCCGTTCTCGTCGACACTTTTTTCCCTGGAAAAAGTGATCGCGTAGTTGCAGGACTAGCGCGCATCGGTATGCGACCTTCTGATCTTGCCCACATCGTGCTGACCCATAGTGATGTTGACCATATTGGCAATGCAAAAAGACTTAAAGAGCTATCGGGAGCCACGTTGTGGGCACCGCAAGAAGAACTTCCATATATTTATAAACAAGAAAAGGATCACGGCATTCGCCGTATCATTCGCGCCATCATGAAAGTAGAACAACCAGTCATTGATGAAACGTACGATGCGGGTAAACGTATTGCTGACTTAGAAATCATACCAACGCCTGGTCATACGAAGGGACATGTAAGCATTCGCTTAGGCGATGTTTTGATTGCAGGAGATCTTGTTACCACAAGACAAGGTAAGTTAAAACCTTCACCAGGTTTTCTCACATGGGATCGCGCTGCATTGCAGCGATCATTGCGAGCGGTAGGCAAACAGCCATTTGATTGGATCTGTCCAGCACATGGCGAACCTGTGAGGCGAGGTGACTTGTGGGACGCATTTAGTCGGTAGTGCACCCACACCTTGCACATGGACTGGCTTAGAGCATAGATACGTACCTCTTGCGACATGCTATAAAAACGTGTCATCTAAGCGACTTCAACCATGTCAAAGGATGTGTATGAATGCCAGACCAACAATCACTCAGCGCAAAAGGTTCCACTTTTCCACCACAACACCAAGATCAACAACCTGGATTTGAAATGTTGATGAATCCATTGCCAATCTATGAAGATCAAACGGAACAAGGTTCACATAAGTTACAAGGAAAAGTAGCGTTAATTACTGGTGGGGACAGTGGAATCGGGCGTGCTGTAGCGATTGCCTTTGCAAAGGAAGGCGCAGATGTTGCAATCGCTTATCTCAATGAACACGAAGATGCACAACTGACAAAACAGCGTATTGAACAGTTAGGTAAAAGGTCGCTCCTCTTAGCTGGAGATATTGGAGAAGAGTCTTTTTGTCAGGAGATTGTACAGCGTGTAGTTGATCATTTTTCGCGTATCGATATTCTTGTCAACAATGCAGGAGAACAACATCCACAGCAACAAATTGAAATGATTACATCAGATCAATTGTTGCGCACCTTTAAAACCAATATATTTTCCATGTTCTACTTAACAAAAGCAGTCTTACCCTATATGCCGATAGGAAGCTCCATCATCAATACAGCATCGATCACAGCGTATGAGGGACACAAAACGCTCATTGATTATTCTTCTACAAAAGGAGCCATTGTAACGTTTACTCGATCACTGGCTCTATCCCTAGCCGATCGTGGCATTCGTGTAAATGGAGTCGCACCAGGGCCCATATGGACGCCACTGATTCCCGCATCATTCAGTGCATCTGAAGTTGCACAATTTGGGAGCACGACACCTATGAAACGTGCCGGACAACCGGTTGAACTTGCATCGACATATGTTTACTTAGCTTCAGCCAGTTCATCTTATCTATCCGGTCAAATGCTCCATATCAATGGGGGAACCATTGTCAACGGTTAATATCATCGTAAAAAGTGATAAACTGCTTCTTGCAACCTCTTGATATTCATGCCATGATCGATAGATATCAATTGAGATCTGGAATCGAACGTGGAGGGGCTTTATGCAGACCGTACTTCATTCACACACACATAACGAAGAGGGACACCAACACTCGCACGACGCCGTATTTCATTCGCATGCTCCGATTGGAAAAATGAAACAAGCGTTTTTATTGACACTTGTCATATTAGTTGTTGAAATAACTGGGGGGCTAATCTCACATAGCTTAGCCTTACTATCAGACGCTGGGCATGTACTTACGGATCTTGCGGCTATTGGCCTTTCTTGGTACGCCATGAATCAATCGCTAAAGCCTCCTACGGAAAATTTAACGTATGGATACCATCGCACAGGCATACTTGCTGCATTAGTGAACGGTGTAGCGCTCATTGCCATCGCTTTGATCATAACCGTTGAAGCCTATCAGCGGATCATACATCCGCAACCAGTCAATGCTCTATGGATGATTGGCAGCGCTAGTGTCGGTTTGTTGATCAATTTATACCTAGGGCTTGGCATGCGTGATGATGATAATTTAAATGTGCGCAGTGCAGTTCTACACATGTTAGGCGATGCGCTCGCTTCAGCTGGAGTCATTGTCGGGGCTGTCATCATCTTATGGACAAAATGGTTTATGATCGACCCTCTTTTAAGTGTTGGGATCTCCCTGCTCATTGCCTATGGGGCGTGGCGAATTGTGAAGCAGACGGTCAATATACTTATGGAGGCCACACCAAAAGGTGTTTCGCTTTTATCTGTTGCAGCTGTAATTAAGCATGTAGCAGGAGTATACGATGTTCACGATCTCCACGTATGGAGTATCACGAGCGGGAAAAATGCCTTGTCTTGCCACGTAGTTCTTGAGGGTTCACTCTCCATTCGCGAAAGTCAGCCTATATTGCGCAATATTGAACACCAACTCATGCATTTAGGGATTGGCCACAGCACCATTCAGATTGAGGATGCAGGTCACCCTCATACAGACTCCGTTCTATGTTCTGACGAAGAGGCCGTCCATCACCACCATCATGATCAATAACCATGGCGCTGTCCTCTTCATTCGTGGACAGCGCCATGGTTATGATGTTTCGATCATGCAATTCACTTGATCACTTACAAGACACCATGACATGAACATCACATGACCATTATGAGCATAACTCCTCAAATGCTCGTGCCCGCCCCGAATATACGTGTCATCCAAGACGTAAGTGTCTCTAAGCGATGAGTGATCAGCAACATCCCCATAAGCACAAGTACTGCCCCGCCAACCCGACTGATCGGTTCACTATATCGTTGTAACCAGCGAACAGACCCAAGCGTATAGGCTAGGACTAAAAAAGGAATTGCAAATCCAAGCGCATAGGCAAACATCAAAACCATACCATTCACTTGGCTCGTCGCAGCTATGGCAATCACCGATGCCAAAATAGGACCAATACAAGGTGTCCAGCCAGCAGAAAAACTAATGCCAATCACAAAAGCGCCTAGATACCCTGCAGGTTTTGACTTCGCATGCCACTTTGCCTCGCGCATAAACACATCAAGCTTGATCCACCCAAGCAAGATGAGCCCCATGACGATGACAATAACTCCACCGATCTCGCTAAATAGTGAGCGATACTGTGCAAACAATATTCCAAGTAAATTAGCTGAAGCGCCAAGTGCCACAAAAATAACAGAAAAACCGAGAACAAAGAACAAGGCATGAGTCAATGCCTTGGTCCTCACAGCAGACGTCACTAGCCCCGCATTGTTCCGATCATAAGAAATTCCAGAAATATACGAGATGTAAGACGGATAAAGCGGCAATGTACACGGTGATACAAAGGAAGCCAAACCCGCTAAAAATGCAATCCACATCGTTGGTGTCGCAACCATATTGTCTCATCACCTCATTCGCAGTTCCGTGCCTCACTCAATGTGTTGCTAGTAACTGCGCAAAATCTGATTGCATCACCGCGGGACTCATCATCCCCGTTACGCGATTGATGATGATGCCCTGCCGATTGATAAAGAAACTAGTGGGAATGTCCATTACAGCATACGTCGACTCTACATTTCCCTGTGTATCTAACAGCACTGGATAGGTCACACCGTATGTACTCACATACGCTTTTACAGCAGGTAGACTGTCACTTGGCGTCATATTCACCGCTAAAAAATCAATCTTATTGCCATATTTTTTATACATGTTTTCTAGATCTGGCGTTTCCATCTTACAAGGAGGGCACCACGAAGCAAAAAAATTAATGTAAACTAGTTGGCCCTTTAGGCTGCTTAGTGACACAGTCTTTCCCTGTAAATCTGTAAGCGTAAAGTCTGGTGCCCTATACCCCTTTTGTGGCAGAGCTGGCGGTTGTCGCGTAGCATTCATAAAACCTACTAAAGCAAGCGCAGCGACCACAATAACTAAAGCAGCACCTGTTTTGCGTTTCATTGTTAGAATACCCTCTTCTCTCCATGCTAAAGCTGTGCTAGATTTTCAATGACCACAGGAGCATCATCGTCTGTTACATCAAAGCCAAATACTTTAGAGTAAAAATACAACTCAGCATCGAGTGTTTTTTTAATGTTTTGAGCTTGTCGAAATCCATGACCTTCACCTTCAAACGGCACATAAGCTACCGGAACGCCTTTTGAACGTAGGCCCTCGACCATCATTTCCGCTTGATTTGGCAACACAATTTTATCATCTAATCCTTGAAAGAAAATTACAGGCGACTGTAACTTCTCGATATAATGAATAGGTGAGCGCTCCATGTAGACCTCCTTCTTTTCAGGATAAGGCCCAACCATGCTATCCATATACCGCGATTCAAACTTGTGCGTTTCTTTTGCTAATAACTCAATATCGCTGACGCCAAAATAACTTGCACCTGCAGCAAAGACATCGCGAAAGGTAAGTGCTGAGAGCGTTGTATATCCGCCTGCACTCCCACCGCGAATAGCCAGCTGATCCGCGCGTACATCTCCACGCTTCACTAAATACAAAGCACCATGTGTGCAATCATCTACATCCACAATTCCCCAATTGCCATTTAGACGCTTGCGATACGCACGACCATAGCCTGTACTGCCACCGTAGTTTACATCAAGGACTGCAAAGCCGCGACTTGTCCAATATTGAATCTGCAAATTAAAGGCCGTCGTCGTAGCCGATGTTGGACCTCCATGACTCATCACAACAAGCGGAGGCCGTTCCGTTGGCGCTCCATCACATGTTTCGTTTGCCGGTGCATAGAAAAATGCATAAGCCGTTTGATCATTTGTAGTTGGAAACTCCAAAACTTCTGGTACAGAGAAAAATTCTGGATCTACATTCAATTCTACTAAGTCTACTGATTCTTTTAGTGTCTCAAACTCTCTATTTGCAGATACGTACTGAACAACAGCAGTAGGCTTTGTTGGAGATCCTCCGACAAAATACCCAAGGCCACGATGCGCTTGAACACTATGTATCGCCTGGAAGTGTGAAACAATAGTCGTTAACTCTTTTTTAGACAAGTCGATTTGAGCCAAAGACCATAGACCCAGCTGATTAAGCGCACAAAAAATAGTATTCTCATCAAGAAATCCATAGGTGGACATACCAAAAACCCACTGTGGAAGGCCAAATTCCGCATCCATGTCAAAAACACTTACCACTTTGCCTTGTTGGTAGCTATAAAGATTCCACCAGTTCGACCGATCGGATACAAAATACAATGTACCTTCTGGTGACCATTCAGGTTGAAATATCGACTCTTCTATTCCACCAGCCACTACAACAGTTCCGCTTAAGCTTCCATCCGTTTCAATGTTCGCAACAGAAAGCTCCGTACCATCCCATGGCATGTTGGGGTGGTTCCAAGCTAGATAGGCCAGTTGTGTGCCGTCTGGACTGACACGAGGAGATGAGTAAAAATCACTACCGTCAACGAGCACATCTACGGTATGCGAGCCATTGAGA
Coding sequences within it:
- a CDS encoding APC family permease — protein: MSTFKRLLIGPPKKSRQLREERISKLKALPILSSDALSSVAYGYQAALSEIAFIGVAGLWIGLPIAGVIVLLLIALILSYLQVIHAYPNGGGAYAVASDQFGPVAGLVAGAALLIDYTLTVAVSVSSGIAAITTAYPSLLPWTVPLCLLGILGIMVMNLRGMNESASILMWPTYLFIISIVAMEVVGFIHLSHAGWHYKQTPQFGVLPKEITVLLILRAFASGCSALTGIEAISNATPQFREPTIRNAQKTLLWLGLLLAIMFAGTSYLTFMKGLQVNSNFTLLGMLAQSYFHTGFFFYFIQFTTFAVLILAANTSYSGFPLLAALMARDRFMPRMFELRGDRLGYSNGIIVLSVLASILIIAFNGQTDELIPLYAIGVFLSFTLAQTGLVKRWFKTKTSGWIWRTAINSFGGLLSAIVTVVFAVAKFTQGAWIVLVVLPLIIYFGIQVHRHYDRIADHLRINMAQLKPLAHKTIVIVPIGGVNRVVAGTLSYALSVSDQVIAFYVGFDDESIEKMEQKWKQWDTGIRLVTARSQYRSVVRPLMRFLTTVENYEGAPDHIIVAIPQFVTRRWWHNILHNQTSIMLRTILLYRKDIVVTTVPYHLGD
- a CDS encoding YaiI/YqxD family protein — its product is MPMTIWVDADACPRNVLTLTKERAAQHHLLVITVSNYNHEHQGANHLTVDAGSQAADMAIVMRMQKGDLVITQDYGLAALVLARKGYALSPHGKEYTDDNIDQLLAMRAVHAKARRSGKRAKIRGPAARTQDDDLHFDRSLQVILARMNNADMGNV
- a CDS encoding polysaccharide deacetylase family protein; amino-acid sequence: MRYSRISLHISWLLCTIFFALWSPAADHHAAAKYHYTDYVQLYPHVFSYQGPPNKRIALTFDDGPDQRYTPQILSILRKKGVHATFFVLGKNVKRYPNITRQITKEGHILGNHSYNHPSLTRVNHDQLLWEVKATEREITQLTGKRTRFVRPPYGNLDPTVLMSLGKMGYHVVNWSVDSNDWRSLTKAQVLANIIPHVRPGSIILQHCASGGPQENLSGTVAALPSIIDTLRQKGYQFVTIQELFATDIKTVHAPTRMQLSLHH
- the clpB gene encoding ATP-dependent chaperone ClpB is translated as MDANQYTQKSREALVAAEQLAAMSHHQEVTGKHLLSSLIDQEGGLIPRLLEHMGIYEVAKTKVEQLLRQIPVVTGYDSTLHMGTGLARTLATAAQEAKEMKDEFVSVEHLLLALIGQSERDTVTACAQIGLTRDAVLQSLRAIRGNQKVTGDNPEGTYEALLRYGRDLTQEASDGKLDPVIGRDDEIRRTIEILSRRTKNNPVLIGEPGVGKTAIVEGLARRIVAGDVPEGLKHKRLISLDMGSLVAGAKYRGEFEERLKAVLKEVKDSAGEIILFIDELHTVVGAGAAEGAMDAGNLLKPMLARGELRTIGATTLDEYRQHVEKDAALERRFQPVIVNQPSVEDTISILRGLKERYEVFHGVRIKDSAIIAAATLSDRYISDRFLPDKAIDLMDEAAARLRTEIDSMPTELDEMTRRIMQLEIEEAALSKEQDEAVSERLLKIRTELADVRQDADTLKVQWEIEKQYIARVRDLKKEIEQTRNDMERAEREYDLNKLAELRYGRLGELERKLHLEEEELASKQSRGMLLKEEVDQEDIAEVISRWTGIPLKRLMQGERDKLLHLDEELHHRVIGQDEAVQAVADAVLRARAGVKDPNRPIGSFIFLGPTGVGKTELSRALSELLFDDERMMVRIDMSEFMEKHAIARLIGAPPGYVGYEEGGQLTEAIRRKPYAVVLLDEIEKAHPDVFNLLLQVLDDGRLTDGQGRTVNFQNTVIIMTSNLGSDEILRRTEQHEEFSAIETQVRSILQRHFRPEFLNRVDEIVVFHALNLANMSAIAKQMLDRLAVRLRKNVGLKLRWSDAALAYLGEKGYDPVFGARPLKRLIGQEIETPLSRLLLAESTARGTIAIDVKEGLLTVSIE
- a CDS encoding NAD(P)-dependent oxidoreductase; translation: MEKILSDHRNVGFIGLGTMGLPMATHLLQAGYTLHIYNRTPEKTAALVKLGAIAHSSPKEVAQHGKIIFTMVAHDNALLDVALGQDGIIHGMSAHATLIDCSTVSQAASQKVAAHIQSLGATMLDAPVSGSEPHAHEGSLVFMVGGPKQVYDNCQDLLLTMGKQAVYMGENGHGVAAKLAVNTILAQNLVALSEGLILAMKSGIDPQPFMEVVRGGGARSGMAEYKAPKMIAHDFSAQFTTALLSKDLQLASLQAAALAIPLPGLSLSKDLFQMAVAKGYAHEDMSALIKCYEEWSHLSQSQE
- a CDS encoding MBL fold metallo-hydrolase, which codes for MEISPRVHLLEETKGSYAYVIVGEEPVLVDTFFPGKSDRVVAGLARIGMRPSDLAHIVLTHSDVDHIGNAKRLKELSGATLWAPQEELPYIYKQEKDHGIRRIIRAIMKVEQPVIDETYDAGKRIADLEIIPTPGHTKGHVSIRLGDVLIAGDLVTTRQGKLKPSPGFLTWDRAALQRSLRAVGKQPFDWICPAHGEPVRRGDLWDAFSR